One segment of Saprospiraceae bacterium DNA contains the following:
- a CDS encoding ribonuclease D, producing MNYRVHFLERQHDFERVMDALAGAEWIGFDTEFVGEKTYIPVLCLIQVVAENDIYLIDTLRIHDLRKFLDIVTDPTVLKITHAGDNDYRLLNTLYGTVPQNTFDTQIAAGFVGYNYPAGFAKIVERELRVALAKSHTVTDWAARPLDAKAIDYAVEDVKYLPALHERLTRKLARHQREPWAREENRKWETPDCYTVDPNKELLSNDFVHQLNLQEQVFLMRIYRWRLERAMELNIPKEQVLQSRFVSTVLRATKDGPNAFRANRTLPENVWKKNLEAWQELWRRKPNDEEKEFLNGLPKPVPEDPEREWTMELLYHFVKKQCLEHEISAALLLPKGDFNRLKAGSDDFDQSLLTGWRAALLGRELVEWLVKGEKIEVEWSEGFCKLTM from the coding sequence ATGAATTACCGCGTACACTTCCTCGAAAGACAGCACGACTTCGAGCGCGTCATGGATGCCTTGGCGGGAGCCGAATGGATTGGGTTCGACACCGAATTTGTCGGCGAAAAAACCTACATACCCGTGCTGTGCCTCATCCAAGTCGTCGCCGAAAACGACATCTATCTCATTGATACCCTCCGCATCCACGACCTCCGAAAATTTCTCGACATCGTGACCGACCCAACGGTGCTGAAAATCACCCACGCAGGCGATAACGACTACCGGCTGCTCAACACCCTCTACGGCACGGTGCCACAAAACACCTTCGACACTCAAATCGCTGCCGGGTTTGTAGGCTACAACTATCCCGCGGGCTTTGCCAAAATCGTGGAGCGCGAGCTCCGCGTCGCCCTCGCCAAAAGCCACACCGTCACCGACTGGGCCGCTCGCCCGCTCGATGCCAAAGCGATTGACTACGCGGTAGAGGACGTCAAATACCTGCCCGCCCTGCACGAACGGCTCACCCGAAAACTTGCCCGCCACCAGCGCGAACCCTGGGCACGCGAAGAAAACCGCAAATGGGAAACCCCCGATTGCTACACCGTTGACCCCAATAAGGAACTGCTCTCCAACGATTTCGTGCACCAGCTAAACCTCCAAGAACAAGTGTTCCTCATGCGGATCTACCGTTGGCGCTTGGAACGAGCGATGGAACTGAACATCCCCAAAGAGCAGGTGCTCCAAAGCCGTTTTGTCAGCACCGTGCTACGCGCCACCAAAGACGGCCCCAACGCCTTCCGCGCCAACCGCACCTTGCCGGAAAACGTGTGGAAAAAAAACCTGGAGGCTTGGCAAGAACTCTGGCGCAGAAAACCCAACGACGAGGAAAAGGAATTTCTGAACGGGCTGCCCAAGCCCGTTCCCGAAGACCCCGAACGCGAATGGACAATGGAACTCCTCTACCATTTTGTAAAAAAACAATGCCTCGAGCATGAAATCAGCGCCGCGCTCCTGCTCCCCAAAGGCGACTTTAACCGCCTCAAAGCAGGCAGCGACGACTTCGACCAATCGCTATTGACAGGCTGGCGAGCGGCACTGCTTGGCCGCGAACTGGTGGAATGGCTCGTGAAGGGCGAAAAAATCGAGGTGGAATGGAGCGAGGGCTTTTGCAAATTGACCATGTAA
- a CDS encoding ABC transporter ATP-binding protein produces the protein MLPMLEIKDLTIEFPSTNRTVRAVSSLSLRLNKGETLGIVGESGSGKSVTALSVMRLLPATGKIASGEILYQSSTQPSESKTNLLALPPSELPKFRGAEIAMIFQEPMTSLNPVFRCGEQVTESIRLHQKVSTREAEERAMQWLERVRLPDTKRIFQSFPHQLSGGQKQRVMIAMAMSCQPSILLADEPTTALDVTVQKAILELMRELKEEHRLSMLFISHDLGVVAEICDRVAVMSQGNIVEEGPVKQVLTSPAHPYTKGLVACRPSLHRQLHRMPTISDFFEKKHHEARVVSASDTAARRAALYAQEPLLKIKNLLVRYPASKNWRGEPNTWLHAVDDVSFDVFPGETFGLAGESGCGKTTLGKALARLTDAHAGSVAWNNTDLLALAPEAFQPYRREIQVVFQDPYASLNPRLTVGEAIVEPMRVHRLHQDEKTRREKAMALLETVGLQAEHFGRYPREFSGGQRQRVCVARALAVEPKVLVCDEIVSSLDVSVQATVLNLLLDLREQLGLTYLFISHDLSVVKQMCDRLLVMRAGKTEALGFPEDIYERPESAYLRQLIAAFPQSFIRE, from the coding sequence GTGCTACCTATGCTCGAAATCAAGGACTTAACCATCGAATTCCCTTCCACCAACCGCACGGTGCGAGCGGTGAGCAGCCTTTCCCTTCGATTGAACAAAGGCGAGACGCTCGGCATCGTCGGCGAGTCTGGTTCGGGAAAATCGGTCACGGCGCTCTCGGTCATGCGGCTCTTGCCAGCGACGGGCAAAATCGCGTCGGGCGAAATCCTTTATCAATCCAGCACCCAACCATCGGAATCCAAAACAAACCTGCTCGCCCTTCCGCCTTCCGAGCTTCCAAAGTTCAGGGGTGCCGAAATCGCCATGATTTTCCAAGAACCGATGACCTCGCTCAATCCCGTGTTCAGATGCGGCGAGCAAGTGACGGAGTCCATTCGGCTACACCAAAAAGTCAGCACTCGGGAGGCCGAGGAACGCGCCATGCAGTGGCTTGAGCGTGTTCGCCTGCCCGACACCAAGCGCATTTTCCAATCTTTTCCCCACCAGCTCAGCGGTGGGCAAAAGCAACGGGTGATGATTGCGATGGCCATGTCGTGCCAGCCTAGCATCCTGCTTGCCGACGAGCCTACCACAGCGCTCGACGTAACGGTGCAAAAAGCCATTCTCGAATTGATGCGCGAACTGAAGGAAGAACACCGCCTTTCTATGCTGTTCATCAGCCACGACTTGGGTGTCGTCGCGGAAATCTGCGACCGAGTAGCGGTCATGTCGCAAGGCAACATCGTGGAAGAAGGCCCAGTAAAACAAGTGCTCACGTCTCCGGCGCATCCCTACACCAAAGGACTGGTTGCTTGTCGTCCTTCGCTGCACCGCCAATTGCACCGAATGCCCACCATTTCGGATTTTTTTGAAAAAAAACACCATGAGGCGCGGGTCGTGTCGGCCTCCGACACCGCCGCCCGCCGCGCGGCGCTGTACGCGCAAGAGCCTTTGTTGAAAATAAAAAACCTGCTCGTCCGCTACCCCGCCAGCAAGAATTGGCGCGGCGAACCCAACACATGGCTCCATGCGGTGGACGACGTGAGCTTCGACGTGTTTCCGGGTGAGACATTTGGCCTTGCCGGAGAGTCGGGATGTGGCAAAACAACGCTTGGCAAGGCGCTGGCCCGGCTGACCGATGCCCACGCCGGCTCCGTCGCTTGGAACAACACCGACCTGCTTGCACTCGCTCCCGAAGCCTTCCAGCCATATCGCCGCGAGATACAAGTCGTGTTCCAAGACCCTTACGCTTCGCTGAACCCGCGCCTGACCGTCGGCGAGGCCATCGTGGAGCCGATGCGGGTGCATCGGTTGCATCAAGACGAAAAGACACGCCGCGAAAAGGCGATGGCATTGCTGGAAACCGTCGGGCTACAAGCCGAGCATTTCGGGCGCTACCCACGCGAGTTCTCCGGAGGCCAGCGGCAGCGCGTGTGTGTGGCAAGGGCGCTGGCAGTGGAACCCAAAGTGCTGGTGTGCGATGAGATAGTGTCGTCGCTCGACGTGTCGGTGCAAGCCACCGTGTTGAACCTGCTGCTGGATTTGCGGGAGCAACTCGGCCTCACCTACTTGTTTATTTCGCACGACCTCAGCGTGGTGAAGCAAATGTGCGACCGTCTGCTGGTGATGCGGGCGGGGAAAACGGAAGCTCTGGGTTTTCCCGAAGATATTTATGAAAGGCCGGAAAGCGCATATTTGCGACAACTCATAGCGGCGTTCCCGCAATCGTTCATTCGCGAATAA
- a CDS encoding threonylcarbamoyl-AMP synthase codes for MFLLRDDISEIARLLEGGKIICYPTDTIWGIGCDATNEAAVARVSELKGRAPDKGYVLLVSSVEMLKQYVPKIHPRLETLLSYHQRPLTMIYERCVGLPDVVKAPDGSVAIRVAQDEFCQELIAAFGKPLVSTSANVSGEPYPPTFGGISSEILGGVDYVVKYRQDDKEPGEPSAIAKLDRHHELEFIRE; via the coding sequence ATGTTCCTGCTACGCGACGACATTTCAGAAATTGCACGCCTGCTCGAAGGCGGTAAAATCATCTGCTACCCGACCGATACCATCTGGGGTATTGGCTGTGATGCCACCAACGAGGCCGCCGTGGCCCGCGTCTCCGAACTCAAAGGGCGTGCGCCCGACAAGGGCTATGTGCTGCTCGTGTCGAGCGTTGAGATGCTGAAACAATATGTGCCAAAGATACATCCGCGTTTGGAAACGCTCTTGTCTTATCACCAGCGCCCGCTTACCATGATATATGAGCGTTGTGTTGGGTTGCCCGATGTCGTCAAAGCACCTGATGGCTCTGTGGCTATTCGGGTCGCGCAGGACGAGTTCTGTCAGGAGCTTATCGCTGCTTTTGGCAAGCCGCTCGTGAGCACTTCCGCGAATGTGAGTGGGGAGCCGTATCCGCCTACTTTCGGCGGCATCAGCAGTGAAATCCTCGGCGGGGTGGATTATGTGGTCAAATACAGGCAAGACGACAAAGAGCCGGGCGAGCCTTCAGCCATCGCAAAGTTGGACAGGCATCACGAACTGGAATTTATTCGCGAATGA